In Deinococcus multiflagellatus, one genomic interval encodes:
- a CDS encoding IS630 family transposase (programmed frameshift) yields RERIVQAVTGGQSVSATAQQFSVHPTTVQRYLRLAHEGRLGEVRTPSGRPRRVTSAHEAQLLRQVAKHADATLVEHAGMLEEATGLRISFKSVDRVFARHGITHKKTVVASERTEELRLQFLNDLAPHLHQPERLVFLDESGFHTAMTRGYARAPSHRRAMGVVPRNHGKNHTLICTLTLAGPVAPLVMDGAVNGVNFEWYVREMLCPTLRSEQVVVMDNLSSHHRASIRTLIEGCGCTLVYLPPYSPDFNPIEQLFSKVKASVRRAACRTVEALIAAVFHALDTVTPDNIRGWFKHAHPSAFL; encoded by the exons CCGCGAACGGATTGTGCAGGCGGTGACGGGTGGCCAATCCGTGAGCGCCACGGCGCAGCAGTTCAGCGTGCATCCGACCACGGTGCAGCGCTATCTGAGGTTGGCGCACGAGGGGCGTCTAGGTGAAGTCCGCACGCCCTCCGGGCGTCCACGGCGCGTTACGAGCGCGCACGAAGCCCAATTGCTGCGGCAAGTCGCCAAACATGCCGATGCCACCTTGGTCGAGCATGCGGGCATGCTCGAAGAGGCCACCGGCCTGCGCATCAGTTTCAAGAGCGTCGATCGCGTCTTTGCACGGCATGGCATCACGCAT AAAAAAACGGTGGTCGCCAGTGAACGCACGGAGGAACTGCGGCTGCAGTTCCTGAACGATCTGGCGCCGCATCTCCACCAGCCAGAACGGCTGGTGTTTTTGGACGAAAGTGGCTTTCACACAGCGATGACCCGGGGCTATGCCCGCGCCCCCAGTCATCGGCGGGCCATGGGCGTCGTGCCCAGAAACCATGGCAAAAATCACACCTTGATCTGTACGCTCACGCTGGCGGGGCCAGTGGCCCCGCTGGTCATGGATGGCGCCGTGAACGGTGTGAATTTTGAATGGTATGTGCGTGAAATGCTGTGTCCGACCCTGCGTTCAGAACAGGTCGTGGTCATGGACAATCTCTCGTCACATCACCGAGCGTCCATTCGGACGCTGATCGAAGGCTGTGGCTGCACCCTGGTGTATCTGCCCCCCTACAGCCCTGATTTCAACCCGATTGAACAGCTGTTCTCGAAGGTCAAAGCCAGCGTCCGCCGAGCGGCCTGCCGAACAGTGGAAGCGCTGATTGCCGCAGTGTTTCATGCGCTAGACACCGTCACCCCAGACAACATTCGCGGCTGGTTCAAGCATGCTCACCCTTCGGCCTTCTTATGA